One genomic segment of Rhinopithecus roxellana isolate Shanxi Qingling chromosome 6, ASM756505v1, whole genome shotgun sequence includes these proteins:
- the SUMF2 gene encoding inactive C-alpha-formylglycine-generating enzyme 2 isoform X4 — protein MRSWPCVCAAQRTSPDSGMGWLVPLLSLLLLLVGAWLKLGNGQATSMVQLPGGRFLMGTNSPDSRDGEGPVREATVKPFAIDIFPVTNKDFRDFVREKKYRTEAEMFGWSFVFEDFVSDELRNKATQPMKPVLWWLPVEKAFWRQPAGPGSGIRERLEHPVLHVSWNDARAYCAWRGKRLPTEEEWEFAARGGLKGQVYPWGNQFQPNRTNLWQGRFPKGDKAEDGFHGVSPVNAFPAQNNYGLYDLLGNVWEWTASPYQAAEQDMRVLRGASWIDTADGSANHRARVTTRVLLCCPGWSAVAQSQLTAASNCQALAILPPQLLKYLGLQDGQHSRFSLRQPRFPLCCRRRPAARGAISSWVVTRRKALQGHCHSLAMLQTAQFQARELQPQERTSPSLSPIPLWQAPLNRAGEDSASCVLEKGPNMLKVAGSQVFLLEAKYY, from the exons ATGCGCAGTTGGCCGTGCGTGTGCGCGGCGCAACGCACCAGTCCTGATTCCGGCATGGGTTGGTTGGTACCCCTGCTGTCCCTGCTGTTGCTTCTGGTCGGCGCATGGCTCAAGCTAG gAAATGGACAGGCTACTAGCATGGTCCAACTGCCAGGTGGGAGATTCCTGATGGGAACAAATTCTCCAGACAGCAGAGATGGTGAAGGCCCTGTGCGGGAGGCGACAGTGAAACCCTTTGCCATTGACATATTTCCTGTCACCAACAAAGATTTCAG GGATTTTGTCAGGGAGAAAAAGTACCGGACAGAGGCTGAGATGTTTGGATGGAGCTTTGTCTTTGAGGACTTTGTCTCCGATGAGCTGAGAAACAAAGCCACCCAGCCAATGAAG CCTGTACTCTGGTGGCTTCCAGTGGAAAAGGCATTTTGGAGGCAG CCTGCAGGTCCTGGCTCTGGCATCCGAGAGAGACTGGAGCACCCAGTGTTACACGTGAGCTGGAATGACGCCCGTGCCTACTGTGCTTGGCGGGGAAAACGGCTGCCCACGGAGGAAGAGTGGGAGTTTGCTGCCCGAGGGGGCTTGAAGG GTCAAGTTTACCCATGGGGAAACCAGTTCCAGCCAAACCGCACCAACCTGTGGCAG GGAAGGTTCCCCAAGGGGGACAAAGCTGAGGATGGCTTCCATGGAGTCTCCCCAGTGAATGCTTTCCCCGCCCAGAACAACTATG GGCTCTATGACCTCCTGGGCAACGTGTGGGAGTGGACAGCATCACCGTACCAGGCCGCTGAGCAGGACATGCGTGTCCTCCGGGGGGCATCGTGGATCGACACAGCTGACGGCTCTGCCAATCACCGGGCCCGGGTCACCACCAG agtcttgctctgttgtccaggctggagtgcagtggcacagtctcagctcactgcagcctcaaactgccaGGCTctagcgattctcccacctcagctcctcaagtatctgggactacag GATGGGCAACACTCCAGATTCAGCCTCAGACAACCTCGGTTTCCGCTGTGCTGCAGACGCAGGCCGGCTGCCAGGGGAGCTATAAGCAGCTGGGTGGTGACAAGGAGAAAAGCCCTCCAGGGTCACTGTCATTCCCTGGCCATGTTGCAAACAGCCCAATTCCAAGCTCGGGAGCTTCAGCCTCAGGAAAGAACTTCCCCTTCTCTGTCTCCCATCCCTCTGTGGCAGGCGCCTCTCAACAGGGCAGGAGAGGACTCAGCCTCCTGTGTTTTGGAGAAGGGGCCCAACATGTTGAAGGTGGCTGGGAGCCAGGTGTTTCTCTTAGAGGCCAAGTATTATTGA
- the SUMF2 gene encoding inactive C-alpha-formylglycine-generating enzyme 2 isoform X2 — protein MRSWPCVCAAQRTSPDSGMGWLVPLLSLLLLLVGAWLKLGNGQATSMVQLPGGRFLMGTNSPDSRDGEGPVREATVKPFAIDIFPVTNKDFRDFVREKKYRTEAEMFGWSFVFEDFVSDELRNKATQPMKPVLWWLPVEKAFWRQPAGPGSGIRERLEHPVLHVSWNDARAYCAWRGKRLPTEEEWEFAARGGLKGQVYPWGNQFQPNRTNLWQGRFPKGDKAEDGFHGVSPVNAFPAQNNYGLYDLLGNVWEWTASPYQAAEQDMRVLRGASWIDTADGSANHRARVTTRMGNTPDSASDNLGFRCAADAGRLPGEL, from the exons ATGCGCAGTTGGCCGTGCGTGTGCGCGGCGCAACGCACCAGTCCTGATTCCGGCATGGGTTGGTTGGTACCCCTGCTGTCCCTGCTGTTGCTTCTGGTCGGCGCATGGCTCAAGCTAG gAAATGGACAGGCTACTAGCATGGTCCAACTGCCAGGTGGGAGATTCCTGATGGGAACAAATTCTCCAGACAGCAGAGATGGTGAAGGCCCTGTGCGGGAGGCGACAGTGAAACCCTTTGCCATTGACATATTTCCTGTCACCAACAAAGATTTCAG GGATTTTGTCAGGGAGAAAAAGTACCGGACAGAGGCTGAGATGTTTGGATGGAGCTTTGTCTTTGAGGACTTTGTCTCCGATGAGCTGAGAAACAAAGCCACCCAGCCAATGAAG CCTGTACTCTGGTGGCTTCCAGTGGAAAAGGCATTTTGGAGGCAG CCTGCAGGTCCTGGCTCTGGCATCCGAGAGAGACTGGAGCACCCAGTGTTACACGTGAGCTGGAATGACGCCCGTGCCTACTGTGCTTGGCGGGGAAAACGGCTGCCCACGGAGGAAGAGTGGGAGTTTGCTGCCCGAGGGGGCTTGAAGG GTCAAGTTTACCCATGGGGAAACCAGTTCCAGCCAAACCGCACCAACCTGTGGCAG GGAAGGTTCCCCAAGGGGGACAAAGCTGAGGATGGCTTCCATGGAGTCTCCCCAGTGAATGCTTTCCCCGCCCAGAACAACTATG GGCTCTATGACCTCCTGGGCAACGTGTGGGAGTGGACAGCATCACCGTACCAGGCCGCTGAGCAGGACATGCGTGTCCTCCGGGGGGCATCGTGGATCGACACAGCTGACGGCTCTGCCAATCACCGGGCCCGGGTCACCACCAG GATGGGCAACACTCCAGATTCAGCCTCAGACAACCTCGGTTTCCGCTGTGCTGCAGACGCAGGCCGGCTGCCAGGGGAGCTATAA
- the SUMF2 gene encoding inactive C-alpha-formylglycine-generating enzyme 2 isoform X1 has product MRSWPCVCAAQRTSPDSGMGWLVPLLSLLLLLVGAWLKLGNGQATSMVQLPGGRFLMGTNSPDSRDGEGPVREATVKPFAIDIFPVTNKDFRDFVREKKYRTEAEMFGWSFVFEDFVSDELRNKATQPMKSPFLQPVLWWLPVEKAFWRQPAGPGSGIRERLEHPVLHVSWNDARAYCAWRGKRLPTEEEWEFAARGGLKGQVYPWGNQFQPNRTNLWQGRFPKGDKAEDGFHGVSPVNAFPAQNNYGLYDLLGNVWEWTASPYQAAEQDMRVLRGASWIDTADGSANHRARVTTRMGNTPDSASDNLGFRCAADAGRLPGEL; this is encoded by the exons ATGCGCAGTTGGCCGTGCGTGTGCGCGGCGCAACGCACCAGTCCTGATTCCGGCATGGGTTGGTTGGTACCCCTGCTGTCCCTGCTGTTGCTTCTGGTCGGCGCATGGCTCAAGCTAG gAAATGGACAGGCTACTAGCATGGTCCAACTGCCAGGTGGGAGATTCCTGATGGGAACAAATTCTCCAGACAGCAGAGATGGTGAAGGCCCTGTGCGGGAGGCGACAGTGAAACCCTTTGCCATTGACATATTTCCTGTCACCAACAAAGATTTCAG GGATTTTGTCAGGGAGAAAAAGTACCGGACAGAGGCTGAGATGTTTGGATGGAGCTTTGTCTTTGAGGACTTTGTCTCCGATGAGCTGAGAAACAAAGCCACCCAGCCAATGAAG TCTCCTTTTTTGCAGCCTGTACTCTGGTGGCTTCCAGTGGAAAAGGCATTTTGGAGGCAG CCTGCAGGTCCTGGCTCTGGCATCCGAGAGAGACTGGAGCACCCAGTGTTACACGTGAGCTGGAATGACGCCCGTGCCTACTGTGCTTGGCGGGGAAAACGGCTGCCCACGGAGGAAGAGTGGGAGTTTGCTGCCCGAGGGGGCTTGAAGG GTCAAGTTTACCCATGGGGAAACCAGTTCCAGCCAAACCGCACCAACCTGTGGCAG GGAAGGTTCCCCAAGGGGGACAAAGCTGAGGATGGCTTCCATGGAGTCTCCCCAGTGAATGCTTTCCCCGCCCAGAACAACTATG GGCTCTATGACCTCCTGGGCAACGTGTGGGAGTGGACAGCATCACCGTACCAGGCCGCTGAGCAGGACATGCGTGTCCTCCGGGGGGCATCGTGGATCGACACAGCTGACGGCTCTGCCAATCACCGGGCCCGGGTCACCACCAG GATGGGCAACACTCCAGATTCAGCCTCAGACAACCTCGGTTTCCGCTGTGCTGCAGACGCAGGCCGGCTGCCAGGGGAGCTATAA
- the SUMF2 gene encoding inactive C-alpha-formylglycine-generating enzyme 2 isoform X3: MFGWSFVFEDFVSDELRNKATQPMKPVLWWLPVEKAFWRQPAGPGSGIRERLEHPVLHVSWNDARAYCAWRGKRLPTEEEWEFAARGGLKGQVYPWGNQFQPNRTNLWQGRFPKGDKAEDGFHGVSPVNAFPAQNNYGLYDLLGNVWEWTASPYQAAEQDMRVLRGASWIDTADGSANHRARVTTRMGNTPDSASDNLGFRCAADAGRLPGEL, from the exons ATGTTTGGATGGAGCTTTGTCTTTGAGGACTTTGTCTCCGATGAGCTGAGAAACAAAGCCACCCAGCCAATGAAG CCTGTACTCTGGTGGCTTCCAGTGGAAAAGGCATTTTGGAGGCAG CCTGCAGGTCCTGGCTCTGGCATCCGAGAGAGACTGGAGCACCCAGTGTTACACGTGAGCTGGAATGACGCCCGTGCCTACTGTGCTTGGCGGGGAAAACGGCTGCCCACGGAGGAAGAGTGGGAGTTTGCTGCCCGAGGGGGCTTGAAGG GTCAAGTTTACCCATGGGGAAACCAGTTCCAGCCAAACCGCACCAACCTGTGGCAG GGAAGGTTCCCCAAGGGGGACAAAGCTGAGGATGGCTTCCATGGAGTCTCCCCAGTGAATGCTTTCCCCGCCCAGAACAACTATG GGCTCTATGACCTCCTGGGCAACGTGTGGGAGTGGACAGCATCACCGTACCAGGCCGCTGAGCAGGACATGCGTGTCCTCCGGGGGGCATCGTGGATCGACACAGCTGACGGCTCTGCCAATCACCGGGCCCGGGTCACCACCAG GATGGGCAACACTCCAGATTCAGCCTCAGACAACCTCGGTTTCCGCTGTGCTGCAGACGCAGGCCGGCTGCCAGGGGAGCTATAA
- the CCT6A gene encoding T-complex protein 1 subunit zeta — MAAVKTLNPKAEVARAQAALAVNISAARGLQDVLRTNLGPKGTMKMLVSGAGDIKLTKDGNVLLHEMQIQHPTASLIAKVATAQDDITGDGTTSNVLIIGELLKQADLYISEGLHPRIITEGFEAAKEKALQFLEEVKVSREMDRETLIDVARTSLRTKVHAELADVLTEAVVDSILAIKKQDEPIDLFMIEIMEMKHKSETDTSLIRGLVLDHGARHPDMKKRVEDAYVLTCNVSLEYEKTEVSSGFFYKSAEEREKLVKAERKFIEDKVKKIIELKRKVCGDSDKGFVVINQKGIDPFSLDALSKEGIVALRRAKRRNMERLTLACGGVALNSFDDLSPDCLGHAGLVYEYTLGEEKFTFIEKCNNPRSVTLLIKGPNKHTLTQIKDAVRDGLRAVKNAIDDGCVVPGAGAVEVAMAEALIKYKPSVKGRAQLGVQAFADALLIIPKVLAQNSGFDLQETLVKIQAEHSESGQLVGVDLNTGEPMVAAEVGVWDNYCVKKQLLHSCTVIATNILLVDEIMRAGMSSLKG, encoded by the exons ATGGCGGCGGTGAAAACCTTGAACCCCAAGGCCGAGGTGGCCCGAGCGCAGGCGGCCCTGGCGGTCAACATCAGCGCAGCGCGGGGTCTACAGGACGTGCTAAGGACCAACCTGGGGCCCAAGGGCACCATGAAGAT GCTCGTTTCTGGCGCTGGAGACATCAAACTTACTAAAGACGGCAATGTACTGCTTCACGAAATG CAAATTCAACATCCAACAGCTTCTTTAATAGCAAAGGTAGCAACAGCCCAGGATGATATAACTGGTGATGGTACAACTTCCAATGTCCTAATCATTGGAGAACTACTGAAACAGGCGGATCTCTACATTTCTGAA GGCCTTCATCCCAGAATAATCACTGAAGGATTtgaagctgcaaaagaaaaggccCTTCAGTTTTTGGAAGAAGTCAaagtaagcagagagatggacaGGGAAACACTTATAGATGTGGCCAGAACATCTCTTCGTACTAAAGTTCATGCTGAACTTGCAGATGTCTTAACAGAG GCTGTAGTGGACTCCATTTTGGCCATTAAAAAACAAGATGAACCTATTGATCTCTTCATGATTGAGATCATGGAGATGAAACATAAATCTGAAACTGATACAAG CTTAATCAGAGGGCTTGTTTTGGACCATGGAGCACGGCATCCTGATATGAAGAAAAGGGTGGAGGATGCATATGTCCTCACTTGTAACGTATCATTAGAGTATGAAAAAAC aGAAGTGAGTTCTGGCTTTTTTTACAAAAgtgcagaagagagagaaaaactcgtaaaagctgaaagaaaattcattgaagataaagttaaaaaaataatagaactgAAAAGGAAAGTCTGTGGTGATTCAGATAAAGGATTTGTTGTTATTAATCAAAAG gGAATTGACCCCTTTTCCTTAGATGCtctttcaaaagaaggcatagtTGCTCTGCGCAGAGCTAAAAGGAGAAATATGGAGAG GCTGACTCTTGCTTGTGGTGGGGTAGCCCTGAATTCCTTTGACGACCTAAGTCCTGACTGCTTGGGACATGCAGGACTTGTGTATGAGTATACACTG GGAGAAGAGAAGTTCACCTTTATTGAGAAATGTAACAACCCTCGTTCTGTCACATTATTGATCAAAGGACCAAATAAGCACACACTCACTCAGATCAAAGATGCAGTGAGGGATGGCTTGAGGGCTGTCAAAAATGCTATTGATGATG GCTGTGTGGTTCCAGGTGCTGGTGCTGTGGAAGTGGCAATGGCAGAAGCCCTGATTAAATATAAGCCCAGTGTAAAGGGCAGGGCACAGCTTGGAGTCCAAGCATTTGCTGATGCATTGCTCATTATTCCCAAG GTTCTTGCTCAGAACTCTGGTTTTGACCTTCAGGAAACATTAGTTAAAATTCAAGCAGAACATTCAGAATCAGGTCAGCTTGTGGGTGTGGACCTGAACACAG GTGAGCCAATGGTAGCAGCAGAAGTAGGTGTATGGGATAACTATTGTGTAAAGAAACAGCTTCTTCACTCCTG CACTGTGATTGCCACCAACATTCTCTTGGTTGATGAGATCATGCGAGCTGGAATGTCTTCTCTGAAAGGTTGA